A stretch of DNA from Pseudomonas sp. HN11:
TGGCATTCCAGTTCACACCGTAGTGCAGCAACTCCGAGCGGGACACCTCGGCAAACCGCACGCGCAGGTTCACTTGGGCGGAGCCTGCGTATTCGGTGGTGTTGATCGCGCTCTGGAAGCCCTGGCCCTGGGGGTTAAGCAAGGCGTTCAGGTCGGTCGCTTCCGCCACCGAACCCAGGGTGCCTTTGGCGACCAGGCGGTTACCGGCGCCGCTGATCTGCGCGCCGTTGCCGGGGTGCAGTGCCTGCATCGGCGTAGTCACCGCCTGGCTGCCACTGCTGACGGCCAGGGTCAGGCTTGCCAGTTGTTTGCCGTCGCTGCCCAGGGCGATCAGGCTGGTATTGCCAGGCGCCTTGCCGAAGATATAAATGGTGCCCGGTGACACCACTTGCAGGTCGGCCACATTCGGCTCGGCCACCAGCACCGAATCCACCGGTGCGACAAAATGCAGGATGCGCCCTTCACCGGAGGCGAGGGCAATCGAGCCCCCGGCGCCGGAAGCGATTTCCTGAGCCTGGCTCACGCACGAAAACACAGTCAGCAGCAGCACACAAAAACGCATCATGAGGCAGACGCCAGGGGAGTGACGGAAGCCGCGGCAGGCGCGCGGCGGTTGGAGATTTCGGTGAGGCTGATGGTCACCAGCGCTTGCAGGTTGTACTCGGTGGCCAACTCGCGGAACGACAACACCGCCAGTTCCAGCTCACCGCGCAGTACCAGGCGGCGCAGGCTGCGGCGCAGTTCGGGGTGCACCAGCAACACCACGCTGTTGACCTCACGGGTGTTGTCACAGGCCTGACGCAGTTGGGCAAGCAAGGCGCGGCTGACTTCTTCGGGGATCAATTCGCGCTGCGGCTCCTGGCGACGCAGGGATGCGCGCAATTGGTCTTCCAGACCTGGCGCCAGCACCAGCGCGCCGATTACCCGATTGCGGTCGGCGTATTGATGGCTGATTTGCCGCGCCAGCGCTGCACGCAAATGTTCGGCCAGACGCCCGGCGTCGGTTTCGCGCGCCCCCCACTCCACCATGGCTTCGAGCAAAGCGCGCTGGTTGCGGATCGACACACCTTCGCCAACCAGCAGGCGCAAGGTTTCGGCCACGCGTTGCAACGGCACCAGGCGCAAGGCTTCCTTGACCAGTTCGCCATAGGTGGCCTCGGTACGTTCCAATAGCAGGCGGGTCTCCTGGATGCCGAGAAAGTCGGCCGCGTAGCGACGCAGGCTGCGTTCCAGCACGCCGCGTAAAACCTCGTCGGGCAGCAGGAAGCCGATGCCGGCGTTGCGCAGCGCGTCTTCGTGCTGGCGTTCGATCCAGTGGGCACTGCGACCATTGAGGGGTGAATCGGCCTGCACCGTGGCGATATCCAGCAACTGCACATGCACAGGATCGTCCTGCACCAGCAGGCAGTTGATCGGCAATTCGCCTTCGCTCACCGGCACGCCTTCCAGGGACACGCGGAAACTGCCCGGAGTGGCCTTGGCCTCCATGTAGATGCCTGGCACCGGCACGTCCACACCGAGCTCGGTACGCAGGTCGTGACACAGCGCTTCGATGCGCTGACGCAGGAGTTGGCGTGGCGCGCTCTGGGATACGCCGCTGCCGAGGGTCAGCAACACACGGGTATCGGGCAGCAGGTTGTCATCCAGTTCGGCCTGCACTTCGACCACTGGCTCCGGCGTCTCGACCAGCACTTCGAGTTCTGGCTGACGGTTATGGCGGCGATACATCATGAACGCCGCACCGCCAAACACCAGGGACAGACCGAGAAAGACCCAGGTCGGAAACCCCGGCAACAGGCTCACGCCAATCATGATCAGCGCGGTCAAACCCAGCGCCCGGTAACTGGCGCCCAATTGCTTGATGATCTCGCTGCCCAGGTCTCCCGCTTCACCGTCGCTGTTGACGCGAGTGACCACGGTGCCCGCCGCCACGGAAATCAGCAGCGCCGGAATCTGCGCGATCAGGCCATCACCTACGGTCAGCAACGAGTAGGTGTGCACCGCCACGCCGAAGGGCATGTCGCGTTCGATCATGCCGATCAGCATGCCGCCGAGCAGGTTGACCGCGAGGATCACCAGGCCAGCGATGGCATCGCCTTTGACGAACTTCATGGCGCCGTCCATCGCGCCGAACATCTGGCTTTCGCGCTCCAGGCGCGAGCGCCGGCGACGGGCCTCGCTCTGGTCGATATCGCCGTTGCGCAAGTCGTTGTCGATACTCATCTGTTTGCCGGGCATCGCGTCCAGGGTGAAGCGCGCGGCCACTTCTGCGACGCGCTCGGCACCCTTGGTGATCACCACGAACTGCGCCACGGTGATGATCAAAAACACCACCATGCCGACCACCACTTGCCCGGCGATCACGAAGTCGCCGAAGGCCTTGACGATATGCCCGGCGTCACCGTGCAGCAGGATCAAACGGGTGGTGGTG
This window harbors:
- the sctV gene encoding type III secretion system export apparatus subunit SctV, giving the protein MSALNRLNNLARLAAQRTDVIIVAFMLMAIVMMIIPLPTYLVDALIGLNIALSILILIVAFYIGHSVEFSALPPLILLSTLFRLSLSITTTRLILLHGDAGHIVKAFGDFVIAGQVVVGMVVFLIITVAQFVVITKGAERVAEVAARFTLDAMPGKQMSIDNDLRNGDIDQSEARRRRSRLERESQMFGAMDGAMKFVKGDAIAGLVILAVNLLGGMLIGMIERDMPFGVAVHTYSLLTVGDGLIAQIPALLISVAAGTVVTRVNSDGEAGDLGSEIIKQLGASYRALGLTALIMIGVSLLPGFPTWVFLGLSLVFGGAAFMMYRRHNRQPELEVLVETPEPVVEVQAELDDNLLPDTRVLLTLGSGVSQSAPRQLLRQRIEALCHDLRTELGVDVPVPGIYMEAKATPGSFRVSLEGVPVSEGELPINCLLVQDDPVHVQLLDIATVQADSPLNGRSAHWIERQHEDALRNAGIGFLLPDEVLRGVLERSLRRYAADFLGIQETRLLLERTEATYGELVKEALRLVPLQRVAETLRLLVGEGVSIRNQRALLEAMVEWGARETDAGRLAEHLRAALARQISHQYADRNRVIGALVLAPGLEDQLRASLRRQEPQRELIPEEVSRALLAQLRQACDNTREVNSVVLLVHPELRRSLRRLVLRGELELAVLSFRELATEYNLQALVTISLTEISNRRAPAAASVTPLASAS